The following coding sequences are from one Thermostaphylospora chromogena window:
- a CDS encoding DNA gyrase/topoisomerase IV subunit A encodes MARRTSSPPPATEDFEERILDVDVSVEMRTSFLEYAYSVIYQRALPDARDGLKPVQRRILYSMNEMGLRPDRGHVKSSRVVGDVMGKLHPHGDTAIYDALVRMAQPFSMRLPLIDGHGNFGSPDDAPAAMRYTEARLATAAMLMTESIDEETVDFKPNYDGQETEPTVMPSAFPNLLVNGASGIAVGMATNMAPHNLVEVVAAARHLIKKPDATLDELMRFIPGPDLPTGGVIIGLEGIRDAYEKGRGTFRMRAKCTIEQVTPRRRGIVVTELPFNVGPERVVTKIKELVTAKKLQGIADLKDLTDRHKGLRLVIEIKNGFNPEAVLEELYRLTPMEETFGINNVALVDGEPRTLGLKELLQVYIDHRIDVVRRRSIYRRRKREERLHLVEGLLIALLNIDEVIQVIRSSDDSAQARSRLMQIFELSETQAAYILDTPLRRLTKYDKLELEREKSSLQEEIAELTEILSSDARLRKVVSTELAQVAKAYGTPRRTVLMDSSEVSSTAAIPLEVPDDPCRVLLSSTGLLARTADTAPLPAEGARSNHDVLVAAVRSTVRGEVGLVTSAGRLIRVSVVDLPTLPASADPPSLSGGHPVSEYVQLRPDETVVGLSSLDPDSPGLALGTTQGVVKRVVPEYPANREEFEVIGLKPGDTVVGAVELESDKHDLVFITSNAQMLRFPASAVRPQGRPAGGMAGIRLDEGARVVFFGAVDPEREARVVTIAGSQTALPGTQMGGCKVSDYAEVPRKGRATGGVRVQRFLKGEDCLLLAWAGQAPPRAVSATGKPVPLPQELGRRDGSGTRLTQAVAAVGGPLGTDDAPPSSAGGDAPAEA; translated from the coding sequence ATGGCCCGACGAACCAGCAGCCCACCGCCTGCTACGGAGGACTTCGAAGAGCGGATTCTCGACGTCGACGTGTCCGTCGAGATGCGCACCAGCTTCCTAGAGTACGCCTACTCGGTCATCTACCAAAGGGCGCTCCCCGACGCCAGGGACGGCCTGAAGCCGGTGCAGCGGCGCATCCTCTACTCGATGAACGAGATGGGGCTGCGTCCCGACCGCGGGCACGTGAAGTCCTCCCGGGTGGTGGGCGACGTCATGGGCAAGCTCCACCCGCACGGCGACACCGCGATCTACGACGCGCTGGTGCGCATGGCGCAGCCGTTCTCGATGCGGCTCCCCCTGATCGACGGGCACGGCAACTTCGGCTCGCCCGACGACGCACCGGCCGCCATGCGGTACACCGAGGCCCGCCTGGCCACCGCGGCGATGTTGATGACGGAGTCGATCGACGAGGAGACGGTCGACTTCAAGCCGAACTACGACGGCCAGGAGACCGAGCCCACGGTCATGCCGTCGGCGTTCCCCAACCTGCTGGTCAACGGCGCGTCCGGCATCGCGGTCGGCATGGCGACCAACATGGCGCCGCACAACCTCGTCGAGGTCGTCGCCGCGGCCCGCCACCTGATCAAGAAGCCCGACGCCACGCTCGACGAGCTGATGCGGTTCATCCCCGGGCCCGACCTGCCCACCGGCGGCGTCATCATCGGCCTGGAGGGCATCCGCGACGCCTACGAGAAGGGCCGCGGCACGTTCCGCATGCGCGCCAAGTGCACCATCGAGCAGGTCACCCCGCGCCGCAGGGGCATCGTGGTCACCGAGCTGCCCTTCAACGTCGGGCCGGAGCGCGTGGTGACCAAGATCAAAGAACTGGTCACCGCCAAGAAGCTCCAGGGCATCGCCGATCTGAAGGACCTCACCGACCGGCACAAGGGCCTGCGCCTGGTCATCGAGATCAAGAACGGCTTCAATCCCGAGGCGGTGCTGGAGGAGCTCTACCGGCTCACGCCGATGGAGGAGACCTTCGGCATCAACAACGTGGCGCTGGTCGACGGCGAGCCCCGCACGCTGGGGCTGAAGGAGCTGCTGCAGGTCTACATCGACCACCGCATCGACGTCGTGCGCCGCCGCTCCATCTACCGCCGCCGCAAGCGCGAGGAACGGCTGCACCTGGTCGAGGGCCTGCTCATCGCCCTGCTGAACATCGACGAGGTCATCCAGGTGATCCGCTCCTCCGACGACTCCGCGCAGGCGCGCAGCCGCCTGATGCAGATCTTCGAGCTGTCGGAGACCCAGGCGGCCTACATCCTCGACACGCCGCTGCGCCGCCTGACCAAGTACGACAAGCTGGAGCTGGAGCGGGAGAAGAGCAGCCTGCAGGAGGAGATCGCGGAGCTGACCGAGATCCTCTCCTCCGACGCCCGGCTGCGCAAGGTGGTCTCCACCGAGCTGGCGCAGGTGGCCAAGGCCTACGGCACGCCCCGGCGCACCGTGCTGATGGATTCCTCCGAGGTGTCTTCGACGGCGGCGATCCCGCTGGAGGTGCCCGACGATCCGTGCCGGGTGCTGCTGTCCTCCACGGGCCTGCTCGCCCGGACGGCCGACACCGCGCCGCTGCCCGCCGAGGGCGCGCGGTCCAACCACGATGTGCTGGTCGCCGCGGTCCGCTCCACCGTGCGCGGCGAGGTGGGGCTGGTGACCTCCGCCGGCCGGTTGATCAGGGTGAGCGTGGTCGACCTCCCGACGCTGCCGGCCTCGGCCGACCCGCCGTCGCTGTCGGGCGGCCATCCGGTGAGCGAGTACGTCCAGCTCCGGCCGGACGAGACCGTCGTCGGTCTCAGCTCTCTCGATCCCGACAGTCCGGGTCTCGCGCTCGGCACCACCCAAGGGGTGGTCAAGCGGGTCGTTCCGGAGTATCCGGCGAACCGCGAGGAGTTCGAGGTGATCGGGCTTAAACCGGGTGACACCGTGGTCGGCGCGGTGGAGCTGGAGAGCGACAAGCACGACCTGGTCTTCATCACCTCCAACGCGCAGATGCTGCGCTTCCCGGCCTCGGCCGTACGACCCCAGGGACGGCCCGCGGGCGGCATGGCGGGCATCCGTCTGGACGAGGGCGCGCGGGTGGTGTTCTTCGGCGCCGTCGACCCGGAGCGGGAGGCCCGGGTGGTGACGATCGCGGGGTCGCAGACCGCGCTGCCGGGCACCCAGATGGGCGGCTGCAAGGTGAGCGACTACGCCGAGGTGCCCCGTAAGGGGCGGGCCACCGGCGGGGTGCGGGTGCAGCGGTTCCTCAAGGGCGAGGACTGCCTGCTCCTCGCCTGGGCGGGGCAGGCGCCGCCGCGCGCGGTGTCGGCGACCGGCAAGCCGGTCCCCCTCCCCCAGGAGCTGGGCCGCCGCGACGGCTCCGGGACGCGGCTGACGCAGGCCGTCGCCGCCGTGGGCGGTCCTCTGGGCACCGACGACGCTCCGCCGTCGAGCGCGGGCGGCGACGCGCCGGCAGAGGCCTAG
- a CDS encoding thioredoxin family protein, with the protein MAVNSFMVPLGSPAPDFDLPAIDGKRVALNDLKGSSAILVMFLSNHCPYVRRIEQGIGAFAADYEGRVATVAICSNDVANYPDDDAPHLREQAERAGFRFPYLVDETQEVAKAYRAACTPDFFLYDSDLRLVYRGEFDGARPSNDVEVTGASLRAAVDALLAGEPVPEQQQPSLGCSIKWKPGNEPA; encoded by the coding sequence ATGGCTGTCAACTCGTTCATGGTTCCGCTGGGCTCACCCGCTCCCGATTTCGACCTGCCCGCGATCGACGGCAAGCGGGTGGCGCTGAACGATCTGAAGGGCTCCTCCGCCATCCTGGTGATGTTCCTGTCCAACCACTGCCCGTACGTGCGGCGCATCGAGCAGGGCATCGGCGCCTTCGCCGCCGACTACGAGGGGCGGGTGGCCACGGTCGCGATCTGCAGCAACGACGTGGCGAACTACCCCGACGATGACGCGCCACACCTGCGCGAGCAGGCGGAGCGCGCGGGCTTCCGCTTCCCCTACCTGGTGGACGAGACCCAGGAGGTGGCCAAGGCCTACCGCGCCGCGTGCACGCCCGACTTCTTCCTCTACGACAGCGACCTGCGGCTGGTCTACCGCGGCGAGTTCGACGGCGCCCGGCCCAGCAACGACGTGGAGGTCACGGGGGCCTCTCTGCGCGCCGCCGTGGACGCGCTGCTCGCCGGAGAGCCGGTACCCGAGCAGCAGCAGCCCAGCCTCGGCTGCAGCATCAAGTGGAAGCCGGGGAACGAACCCGCCTGA
- a CDS encoding RecQ family ATP-dependent DNA helicase — protein MDEVFHDGALREAAQERLRALAGEHATLRDDQWAAIEALVVERRRALVVQRTGWGKSAVYFIATALLRELGEGPSVIVSPLLALMRNQIAAAERAGIHAATINSANPEEWEKIYTQVAEGAVDVLLVSPERLNNPDFRDHVLPELAESAGLVVVDEAHCISDWGHDFRPDYRRLRTLLAELPEGVPVLATTATANARVTRDVAEQLGDDTLVLRGPLARESLHLSVVRTAGPEQRLAWLAQALHELPGSGIVYTLTVAAAQEIAAYLRDQGHEVAAYSGQTDPAERLAAEQDLLDNKIKALVATSALGMGFDKPDLGFVVHVGAPQSPVAYYQQVGRAGRGVERAEVILLPGQEDREIWAYFASLAFPPEPVVRRTLEALAEAGTLSTAALESRVDLSRSRLEMMLKVLDVDGAVRRVKGGWQATGEPWVYDAERYARVAAERRAEQEAMLGYIATTGCREEFLLRHLDDDTAAPCGRCDNCTGVHRSPEVAAEAVHGAAERLRRPGVEIEVRRQWPTGLPDLSGRIKPEFGAEPGRALGRLTDLGWGGRLRELLADGVPDAPVPDDVFAALVKVLAAWEWERRPVAVVSVPSVTRPVLIRSVAQRLAEVGRLSYLGELGYRAGSPGRQFNSAQRVRAIRATLAMPRSLAADLATVDGPVLLVDDRVDTGWTMTMAAALVRHAGAPAVLPLALATTT, from the coding sequence ATGGACGAGGTCTTCCACGACGGCGCGCTGCGCGAGGCGGCGCAGGAACGGTTGCGGGCACTGGCAGGGGAGCACGCCACGCTCCGCGACGACCAGTGGGCCGCGATCGAAGCCCTGGTCGTCGAGCGCAGGCGGGCGCTGGTGGTGCAGCGCACCGGCTGGGGCAAATCCGCGGTCTACTTCATCGCCACCGCGCTGCTGCGCGAGCTGGGCGAAGGGCCGTCGGTCATCGTCTCGCCGCTCCTGGCGCTGATGCGCAACCAGATCGCCGCCGCCGAGCGGGCCGGCATCCACGCCGCCACGATCAACTCGGCGAACCCCGAAGAGTGGGAGAAGATCTACACCCAGGTCGCCGAGGGCGCGGTCGACGTGCTGCTGGTCAGCCCCGAACGGCTCAACAACCCCGACTTCCGCGACCACGTCCTGCCGGAACTGGCCGAGAGCGCGGGCCTGGTCGTGGTCGACGAGGCCCACTGCATCTCCGACTGGGGCCACGACTTCCGGCCCGATTACCGGCGGCTGCGCACGCTCCTGGCCGAGCTGCCCGAGGGCGTGCCCGTGCTGGCCACCACCGCCACCGCCAACGCCCGCGTCACCCGCGACGTCGCCGAGCAGCTCGGCGACGACACGCTGGTGCTGCGCGGTCCGCTCGCCCGGGAGAGCCTGCACCTGAGCGTGGTCCGCACCGCCGGTCCCGAGCAGCGCCTGGCCTGGCTGGCGCAGGCCCTGCACGAACTCCCCGGCTCCGGCATCGTCTACACGCTCACCGTCGCCGCCGCCCAGGAGATCGCCGCCTACCTGCGCGACCAGGGGCACGAGGTGGCGGCCTACTCCGGGCAGACCGATCCGGCCGAGCGCCTGGCCGCCGAGCAGGACCTGCTGGACAACAAGATCAAGGCGCTGGTGGCGACCTCCGCCCTGGGCATGGGCTTCGACAAGCCCGACCTCGGCTTCGTCGTGCACGTCGGTGCGCCGCAGTCCCCGGTCGCCTACTACCAGCAGGTCGGCCGCGCCGGGCGCGGCGTCGAGCGGGCCGAGGTGATCCTGCTGCCCGGCCAGGAGGACCGCGAGATCTGGGCGTACTTCGCCTCCCTCGCCTTCCCTCCCGAGCCGGTCGTCCGCCGCACCCTGGAGGCGCTGGCCGAGGCCGGCACGCTGTCCACCGCGGCTCTGGAGAGCCGGGTCGACCTGAGCCGTTCCCGCCTGGAGATGATGCTCAAGGTGCTCGACGTGGACGGCGCGGTCCGCCGGGTCAAGGGCGGCTGGCAGGCGACCGGTGAACCCTGGGTCTACGACGCGGAACGGTACGCCAGGGTCGCCGCCGAGCGGCGCGCCGAGCAGGAGGCGATGCTCGGTTACATCGCCACGACCGGATGCCGTGAGGAGTTCCTGCTGCGCCACCTGGACGACGACACCGCGGCTCCGTGCGGCCGCTGCGACAACTGCACCGGCGTCCACCGCTCGCCCGAGGTCGCCGCGGAGGCCGTGCACGGCGCCGCCGAGCGGTTGCGCCGCCCGGGGGTGGAGATCGAGGTGCGTCGCCAGTGGCCCACCGGCCTGCCCGACCTGTCGGGCCGGATCAAACCCGAGTTCGGCGCCGAGCCCGGCCGGGCCCTGGGCCGGCTCACCGACCTGGGCTGGGGCGGCCGGCTGCGGGAGCTGCTCGCCGACGGCGTTCCCGACGCGCCGGTGCCCGATGATGTGTTCGCCGCGCTGGTGAAGGTCCTGGCGGCGTGGGAGTGGGAGCGCCGCCCGGTCGCCGTGGTCAGCGTGCCGTCGGTCACGCGGCCGGTGCTGATCCGCAGCGTGGCCCAGCGGCTGGCCGAGGTCGGCAGGCTCTCCTACCTGGGTGAGCTGGGCTATCGCGCGGGATCACCCGGCCGCCAGTTCAACAGCGCCCAACGCGTGCGCGCGATCCGCGCCACCCTGGCCATGCCCCGGTCCCTCGCCGCCGACCTGGCCACGGTGGACGGCCCGGTGCTGCTGGTGGACGACCGCGTGGACACCGGCTGGACCATGACCATGGCGGCCGCGCTGGTTCGTCACGCCGGCGCCCCGGCCGTGCTGCCGCTGGCCCTGGCCACCACGACCTGA
- a CDS encoding VOC family protein: MTGIATLRTIVLDCPEPRELADFYTRLLGGRIVYSDDDWTTVEADGGVHVSFQRVPDHRPPTWPEGSRPQQIHLDVTVEDLDAAEQAVLELGAVKHEHQPGGDGGGFRVFLDPAGHPFCLCVD; encoded by the coding sequence ATGACGGGGATCGCGACGCTGCGGACGATCGTGCTCGACTGTCCGGAGCCGAGGGAACTGGCCGATTTCTACACCCGACTCCTGGGAGGCCGCATCGTCTACAGCGACGACGACTGGACGACGGTCGAAGCGGACGGCGGGGTGCACGTGTCGTTCCAGCGGGTACCGGATCACCGGCCGCCCACATGGCCCGAGGGTTCGCGCCCTCAGCAGATCCACCTCGATGTCACCGTGGAAGACCTGGACGCCGCGGAGCAGGCGGTGCTGGAACTGGGCGCGGTCAAGCACGAGCACCAGCCGGGCGGGGACGGCGGCGGCTTCCGCGTCTTCCTCGACCCCGCGGGCCATCCTTTCTGCCTGTGCGTCGACTGA